TTGCCGGGCAATTGGTGAAGGAGTTGTATCAGGGAGAATTGGCCGGAGGACGGCATGAATTTGAATGGGATGCCAGGGACGGTAGCGGGGTCAGGGTCAGCAACGGCCTGTATCTTACCCGGGCTGAATCCGGCGGATCCGCAGTTACCAGAAAATTATTGGTGGTGAGGTAAATATGAAATATAAAATAATAATGCCGCTTTTCTTGACGCTGGTTGCGGCCCTTTATCCTGCCTGGGCCGGCGTTAATCTGCTTGAATCCACAGAACAGGGTGTGATAGTGGAGCTTTCCTGCCCCCAACCACAGTTTGAGCAAGTATTAATAAACGGAAAGGAATATTTCCGTGTCTCGGCCCAGGGCTGCCCAGGCCTGGCCGAACCCGGCCTGCCGGCCCTGCCGATAGTAGGAACGATGATATTGGTTCCGCCCAACACCATCCCAGAGATAGTTTCATCCGAACCGGCCATGGCCGTGAACTATAAGAAGATTCCGGCCCCGGCTTCCGAAATATTGATCAACAAGGAAACTGTTCCTGACCCTGGTTGTTACCGGGGAAGCCGGGTCTATCCTGCAGACCTGGTCACCATTTCCCATCCGGTAAGGGCCGGCCTCCACAAGGTGGCTTTCATTTCCTTTAAACCGGTGCGGTTCTCTCCGGCCGGCAGCAATTTGTCATATGTAAAAAGCATCAAAGTCCGGATCAGGTTCCGGCCCGTCGGCCTGGGCGACCAGCCGCTGGCATCGGGGAAATCCGCCCAGCTGGCAACAGGGATAGGGTGGATCGCTGCCAAAAGCGCCGCCAATCCAAATCAGATGATAGGCTGGGCCTCCCGTCCATCTTCTTCTAAACAAGCAAAATCAGGCGTTTGGGCCGACACGCTTCCCTACAAGATATTCATAGAGGAAGAAGGTATTTATAAGATCGGTTATTATGATTTGATGCAGGCCGGGCTCAATCCCGGATGGTTCGATCCCCGCAGCTATAAATTGTTCAATCAGGGCCGGGAAGTTCCCATCTATTTCAAGGGGCAGGCTGACGGAGTGTTTGATCCGGAGGATTATTTCGAGTTCTACGGCCAGCGTTTAAAGGGGGACAGCAGTTACTACCACCCCTACTTCCGGAACAATGTCTACTGGCTGGGGGCCGGAGGCAGTTTCGGCGCCAGGATGATAGAGGAGGATGGAAGCCCGGTAAGCCAAAACTATGTCCTGCCTGGATCCTTCCGGGATCAGGTCCATTTGGAAAAGGACAGTCTTTTTTGCCGGCTGAACAGCGAGTACAGCGATCAGACCGACCGCTGGTTCTGGCGCCGGATTGATGAAGGCGACAGCATGGTTTATAACTTCTTCCTCCCCGGGCCTGACCCCGAAGCGGCCGACAGCGTTACCCTGTCCTTAGGTTTTCACGGATACACCGCCCTGCTGCCGGACACCTTTAACGACCATTGGGCCATTGCCACTCTGAATGACGATACCTCGTTCAATAATATCCGATGGGACGGTCAGGCCCCCAACATATTTAGAGCGACATTAGATCCCTCAGTTTTGATCGACGGCCAGAATCGGCTGGTGCTAAGGCACGGTCCGCTGGGTGCCATCGACAGCTACTTTTTCAACTGGATGGAGTTGGAATATTCTAGAAACTATAAGGCCGATGGCGGAGTTTTGGCTTTTAAGCCTCCTTCCCAGGGATCAGACAGCCTGTTCCGTTATGAAATAGACGGATTTGAGAGCCAGAGCATAGACCTGTATAAGCTGGGGATTAGCAAAATTACCGGAACCCAGGTGGTGCGGGATCCTGACGGAGTGGACTACAGGCTGACCTTTGATGACAGGGCTTCCGCCCAAACCGGCTATTTTGCAGTGCAAAATGACGACCAGCACAAGCTGAAACCCAAGGCCATTGTTGCCAACCATATCCCGGCACCGGCCCTGACGGACCCCTCCCAGTCATCCCAATATCTGATAATAACCACTGAAGAATTCCTGGCGCCGGCCACAAGATTGGCCGCCATCCGGGGAACACAGTATAGCGGGGCCAAGGTGGTACTGGCATCCGACATCTACGACGCCTTTAGCTATGGGATACCCTCGGACCACCCGATCAAAGAATTTTTGCGCCAGGCATTTATGACCTGGCAGGTCCCGCCGGCCTATGTTTTGCTGCTGGGCGGCGGCAGTTGGGATCCCCGCAATCTTTCCGGGCATTCTTCCTCCGATAAAATACCGGTGCATCTGACCCGGACCTCCGACTTTGGCCCGACTGCAGACGACAATTATTATGCCGACATACTGGATGATGATCAATTCTCTTCACTGCCGGACATCGCGGTGGGCAGGATCCCAGTCTATACTGCCAACGACTGTCAGATCTGGGAAGCCAAGCAATTGTCATATGAACAGCAGCCTCTGCTGGACCAGTGGCAGCGTGATTTTATGCTGATAGCCGGAAGGAATACAAATCCCGGGGACGCGTTTGACGTGGAAAGCAACCTACTGGCGGCCATGTTGGATCCCCGTTACACTGTTTCAAAGGTCTATCACAGCAATCCTGCCACCACCCAGGATCTGATAGACCAGTTCAATGAGGGATCTATTTTGGTGGGGTATAACGGGCACGGGGGCGGCCAGGTATGGTCCCACGACAGTTTTTTTAGAATCGATGAGGTGGCCATGCTTAATAACTGGGGCCGCTGGCCGTTTGTGTGTGCGTTCACCTGCTACAGCGGGGCTTTTGACATTCCTGATACAGTGTCCTTGTCCCAGGCCATGCTTTTAAAGACCTACAGCGGGGCGATAGGTGTTTTTTCCAGTTCAGGGCCGTCATGGGGAATATTCAATGAGCCCCCGGCCTTAGAGAAGGCATTTTTTGGGGCAGTAGATGATTATGAACTTACACGTTTTGGCGACATTGTGATCAGTTCCAAGTTTGAAATGGCTGCCAGATACGGCACGGTTTCGGGACAGCCGGGAGAAATGATAACCAGCTTTAATCTGCTGGGTGATCCCGGCATGCGCCTGGCTGTTGCCCGCCGGGGCATTGAAATTGCAATGCTTCCGGCTTCGCTTTTGCCCGGAGATTCCGTCACGGTTAACATAAGCGGTGGCTTCAAAGCCGGGAGCATCACCCTGCTTTCCCTTTGCGACTCCGCCGGCAATCCGGCAGTCAGCTATTCTGTGTTCTCCGACTCGGCAGGCAAGGTGACTGCAAGGGTCCAGGTTCCTCCAACCATGGTCCCAGGGAAGGCCCTGATGAAGGCCTTTGTCAAGGACGCCGACAGCAGCTGGGCCGCCTGCGGAGAAATGGGGATCGGCCAGCCGGTCTTTTACGGCACAACCGCCACGCCGGCCTGCCCGGTCAATCTGGTGGACAGCGTTGATATCGTCAGCGGAGCTTCCAGCCTGGGGGGGATAGACAGCGTCTGGTGCGAATGGCGAACATCCTCCAGCAGGGCTGATACGAGCGGACTTCAAACAACATTGATGGACAGCACCGCTCCCGGTTTCTACAGACTAAAAAACAAGATCATCAATTCCGGGACTTCCGATACGGTGCTTAATTACCGAATCTGCCTTTCCGGACCGGGGGTTGCCAAAGCCGTAAGCAAATGGTGTTATCACCATCTTTTGACCCGCTCCGACCTGGCGACCCAGAAAAAAATCAACGGTAACGACAATGTCTGGTTCGGCGGCAAACGGCGTCTGACAATATTTGCTGACATCCATAATAACGGGGAAATTACTGCGGACAGCATCCCGATACATATTTACCGCTACAACAACGAGCTTCCCCCCACGGATTCGGTGACTGTGATGCTGGATTCCATTCTGCCCGGAACCAAGGCGGTGGTGGCTGTACCCTGGACCATGGGCCCGGGAAGGGAGAGGGACTCGATAGAACTTTCCATAGACCCCTTTGCCAAAATCCTGCCGCCGGAACAGGATACCAGCAACAATCATTTTTCTTCGAACTATTTTGACCTGCCCAAGTATCCAGACACTAAAGTTTACCGCCAATTGGGCCTTCTGGGAAGCGGCGATACAGTGACATTGCTGCAAGCGGACCCTCAGATCAGATATTACCTGCCCGATTCCAGTCTGAACGACAGCGCCGTTTCGATAGTGGGAGCCTTCCCCTTTGATCAATATTCACCGCTGAATCCGGCCAGCCAGCCTGGATTGAAAATGATCGGGGACGACTTCCGAGACGCCTATTTTGTGAATCTTACCGATTCAACCCGGGGACTGTCCAATGGAAAGAAATTATGGGTCAGTCTGGGCTGGCCTCAGTTGAGGGAGGTCGAAGACCTGAGCCTGGTGAACATTTACAGATTCAATACCCGGCAGGAATTATGGCAAAAAGTTCCAGGCGGAGCCGATACTCTCAGCGTCTGGGGCAATTCGGATTCGTTGGGCACCTTCATGCCACTGATCGGAACCGACACCACTGCTCCCCTGATCACCGCCAGGCTGGAACAGCAGGCTACCGGCTGGGGCAGTGAAGTAAGGGTTTCCCGACCCCAGTATTCGGTGCTGATCGAGGATCCCAACGGCATCAATCTGGATTCAGTCTGGGTGAAAAAGGACGGGGCGCTGGTTCCCCGCAATGAGTACAATCTGCCGACCCAGCCCCAGGACAACAGCAGCGTGCCCCTGGCCTATGCCCCGTATCTGGCCGACGGGCAGCATAATCTGGAGTTCGGGGCCTGCGACAACCTGGGCAACAGCTCGGCGGTCTCGGTGCAGCTGACGGTGGCCGCCCAGTTCGGGCTGTATGAGCTGGCCTGTTATCCCACTCCCGTCGACGGGAGCTATGCCACTTTTTACTTTTTTGTGGGCGACCATGCCGACAAGTACGAGCTGAAAGTATTCACCGTGGCCGGAAGGCTTATCAAGACCTTCAATGGCGGGTATGCCTCCGGCGTCAAGACCCTGCGCTGGGATGTTGACGATGATTCCGGGCAAAAAGTGGCCAACGGGGTGTATTTTTACACACTGCAGGTTTGGAACGGGGACAAACAGCAGAAGAAGACCGAAAAACTGGCTGTTTTACGATAAGGATGATGAATATGAAAAGAATAATTATCACCACCCTGCTGCTGATCGCGGCCGCCACGGCCAACGCCGAAAGTTACGGCGGGGAGTTTTTGAACCTGGGGGTGGGCGCCCGGGCCCAGGGCCTGGGAGGGGCTTACGGGCCTTTGGCTGATGACGCCAGCGCCATTTACTGGAACCCGGCCGGGCTTTCCGGCCTGGTCCGCCCGGAAGTGATGTTCTGCCACACCCAGCTATTTGGAGGGCTGGCCAACCATGATTTCCTGGGCCTGGCCTGGCCCTTGAACAAGCGGCTGAGCCTGGGGCTGGGCTGGATCCGGCTGGGGGTGGACAATATCCCCCGTTTTTCATACGATGTGGGGTCCTTGTCAACCGGAAGCTTTGGCGACAATGAGAATGCCGTCTACCTTTCGGCTGCTTTTCAACGGGAAACCGCCCCCTGGGGCAAACCATTAAAGCTTTCGGCCGGGGGAAGCGTCAAGATAATATCCAACAAGCTGGACGACCGCCAGGCCAGCGGGCTGGGGCTTGATTTTGGACTCCAGGCCAAGATTTGGCTGGCGGAGTGGCTGGCCGCCAGATCGGCCAACCAGGTGATAGTGGGGATGGAGCCGGCCGTGGTGGGGCGTTCCAACTGGGGAACCCTAGGCTTGAGCCTGGCCGCCCAGGATATAGGCGGGACCAGCATCTCGTGGAACACCGCCAGTCAGCACAGCGATGTCCGGCCGGCCGGATACAAGGCCGGAATAGCATACACCCAGCCGGTCTATCCCTGGCGCAGCCAGGTGATATTATCGGCCGAAGCTTCAAGCCAAAGCTATCAAAACGGCCGGCTGGGGGTGGAGGTAGGCTACCGTGATCTATTGTCCGCCAGGCTGGGCCGGGATCAAAACGAACTGGTCTGGGGCGGGGGAATGAAGGTCTGGAGGCTGAGGTTCGATTATGCCTATACCCCCCACCTGCTGGGCAGCTCCCACCGGGTGGGCTGCAGCTTTAAGCTTTGATACCGATCACCATGGTGCCGTTCCTGCAAAGCGCTGCCTTCCCGGCGGCGCTTTGTTATGTTTTATGCTTGCAAGCAAAAAGTTAGTATGATAAAATGTAAAAGTAAATCAAGGCTTAAACTGCCGGATCAAATAAATATATCGAGCATAAAAACCATGAACGCCAAAGAACAACTGCAGATCATAAAACGGGGGACCCTGCACCTGATGCCGGAGGAGGCCCTGTTGTTAAAGCTGGAGAAGGCCATAAAGGATTCCCAGCCCCTGAACATAAAATACGGGGCCGATCCCTCGGCTCCGGACCTGCACCTGGGGCACGCGGTCTGTTTCAAGAAACTGAAGGAATTCCAGGACCTGGGGCACCGGGTCATTTTCGTGATCGGCGATTTTACCGCCATGATCGGCGACCCCACCGGACGGTCCGAGACCCGCAGGCCGCTGACCCGGGAACAGGTCCAAAACAACGCCGCCACCTACATGGAGCAGGTGTACCTGCTGCTGGACCGGGACAAGACCGTGGTGGCCTATAATAATGAATGGCTGTCAAAGCTCAACCTGAGCGACGTCATCAACCTCAGTTCCAAGTTCACCGTGGCCCGGATGCTGGAGCGCGACGACTTCAGCAAGCGCCACAAAAGCCAGGCCTCGATCGGGGTGCACGAGTTCCTGTATCCGGTGATGGTCTCCTACGACTCGGTCCATCTCAAGACCGACGTGGAAGCCGGGGGCAACGACCAGCTGTTCAACTTCCTGGCCGGCCGGGAACTGATGCAGGAACTGGGGATGGAGCCCCAGGCGGTCCTGACCGTCCCGATCCTGGTGGGGACCGACGGCGTCAACAAGATGAGCAAATCGCTGGGCAATTACATCGCCATCAAGG
This genomic interval from bacterium contains the following:
- a CDS encoding C25 family cysteine peptidase, whose amino-acid sequence is MKYKIIMPLFLTLVAALYPAWAGVNLLESTEQGVIVELSCPQPQFEQVLINGKEYFRVSAQGCPGLAEPGLPALPIVGTMILVPPNTIPEIVSSEPAMAVNYKKIPAPASEILINKETVPDPGCYRGSRVYPADLVTISHPVRAGLHKVAFISFKPVRFSPAGSNLSYVKSIKVRIRFRPVGLGDQPLASGKSAQLATGIGWIAAKSAANPNQMIGWASRPSSSKQAKSGVWADTLPYKIFIEEEGIYKIGYYDLMQAGLNPGWFDPRSYKLFNQGREVPIYFKGQADGVFDPEDYFEFYGQRLKGDSSYYHPYFRNNVYWLGAGGSFGARMIEEDGSPVSQNYVLPGSFRDQVHLEKDSLFCRLNSEYSDQTDRWFWRRIDEGDSMVYNFFLPGPDPEAADSVTLSLGFHGYTALLPDTFNDHWAIATLNDDTSFNNIRWDGQAPNIFRATLDPSVLIDGQNRLVLRHGPLGAIDSYFFNWMELEYSRNYKADGGVLAFKPPSQGSDSLFRYEIDGFESQSIDLYKLGISKITGTQVVRDPDGVDYRLTFDDRASAQTGYFAVQNDDQHKLKPKAIVANHIPAPALTDPSQSSQYLIITTEEFLAPATRLAAIRGTQYSGAKVVLASDIYDAFSYGIPSDHPIKEFLRQAFMTWQVPPAYVLLLGGGSWDPRNLSGHSSSDKIPVHLTRTSDFGPTADDNYYADILDDDQFSSLPDIAVGRIPVYTANDCQIWEAKQLSYEQQPLLDQWQRDFMLIAGRNTNPGDAFDVESNLLAAMLDPRYTVSKVYHSNPATTQDLIDQFNEGSILVGYNGHGGGQVWSHDSFFRIDEVAMLNNWGRWPFVCAFTCYSGAFDIPDTVSLSQAMLLKTYSGAIGVFSSSGPSWGIFNEPPALEKAFFGAVDDYELTRFGDIVISSKFEMAARYGTVSGQPGEMITSFNLLGDPGMRLAVARRGIEIAMLPASLLPGDSVTVNISGGFKAGSITLLSLCDSAGNPAVSYSVFSDSAGKVTARVQVPPTMVPGKALMKAFVKDADSSWAACGEMGIGQPVFYGTTATPACPVNLVDSVDIVSGASSLGGIDSVWCEWRTSSSRADTSGLQTTLMDSTAPGFYRLKNKIINSGTSDTVLNYRICLSGPGVAKAVSKWCYHHLLTRSDLATQKKINGNDNVWFGGKRRLTIFADIHNNGEITADSIPIHIYRYNNELPPTDSVTVMLDSILPGTKAVVAVPWTMGPGRERDSIELSIDPFAKILPPEQDTSNNHFSSNYFDLPKYPDTKVYRQLGLLGSGDTVTLLQADPQIRYYLPDSSLNDSAVSIVGAFPFDQYSPLNPASQPGLKMIGDDFRDAYFVNLTDSTRGLSNGKKLWVSLGWPQLREVEDLSLVNIYRFNTRQELWQKVPGGADTLSVWGNSDSLGTFMPLIGTDTTAPLITARLEQQATGWGSEVRVSRPQYSVLIEDPNGINLDSVWVKKDGALVPRNEYNLPTQPQDNSSVPLAYAPYLADGQHNLEFGACDNLGNSSAVSVQLTVAAQFGLYELACYPTPVDGSYATFYFFVGDHADKYELKVFTVAGRLIKTFNGGYASGVKTLRWDVDDDSGQKVANGVYFYTLQVWNGDKQQKKTEKLAVLR
- the tyrS gene encoding tyrosine--tRNA ligase, yielding MNAKEQLQIIKRGTLHLMPEEALLLKLEKAIKDSQPLNIKYGADPSAPDLHLGHAVCFKKLKEFQDLGHRVIFVIGDFTAMIGDPTGRSETRRPLTREQVQNNAATYMEQVYLLLDRDKTVVAYNNEWLSKLNLSDVINLSSKFTVARMLERDDFSKRHKSQASIGVHEFLYPVMVSYDSVHLKTDVEAGGNDQLFNFLAGRELMQELGMEPQAVLTVPILVGTDGVNKMSKSLGNYIAIKDSPKEMFGKTMSIPDSAILTYAQLAAFYGDEQLKKIKDRLEAGENPRNIKAQVARDITTIYHGAARAEAASAEFDQMFRNGGLPENLTEHDPGADKVWIVKLITGAGCAKNSSEARRLIEQGGVQLDGQKITSVDAEVEIKDGAILKVGKRNFVKMKR